The following coding sequences are from one Epilithonimonas vandammei window:
- a CDS encoding DUF421 domain-containing protein gives MNPILDIVVRSLAVYFFMVIAVRVFGKNQLSQLNAGDVILLLLISNAVQNAMVGSNSSLEGGIVAALVLFAANFVVKKFIFKDQKIKELIEDHPYILVKDGVVYPEILKKVSISEDELEEAVHEHGIENVSDVKLAILEVDGDISVISTDKNTDQTHYSRHKTKMKRKFRNQ, from the coding sequence TTGAATCCAATTCTTGATATCGTTGTTCGCTCACTTGCAGTTTACTTTTTTATGGTGATTGCCGTGCGTGTTTTCGGTAAAAATCAATTGTCGCAACTTAATGCGGGCGATGTCATTCTTTTGCTTCTGATAAGTAATGCCGTTCAGAATGCGATGGTCGGTTCCAACAGCAGTTTGGAAGGCGGAATTGTCGCCGCTTTGGTTTTGTTTGCAGCGAATTTTGTAGTGAAGAAATTCATTTTCAAAGATCAGAAAATCAAAGAACTGATAGAAGATCATCCTTATATTTTGGTCAAAGATGGGGTAGTGTATCCTGAGATTTTAAAGAAAGTCTCCATTTCCGAAGATGAACTGGAAGAAGCAGTTCACGAACACGGCATCGAAAATGTTTCTGATGTGAAGCTGGCAATTCTGGAAGTTGATGGAGATATTAGTGTGATTTCGACTGATAAAAATACCGATCAAACCCATTATTCCAGACATAAAACTAAGATGAAAAGGAAGTTTAGGAATCAGTAA
- the pncA gene encoding bifunctional nicotinamidase/pyrazinamidase, whose protein sequence is MKKALIIVDVQNDFCEGGALAVPEANTIIPYINLLMEENEYDQIVLTQDWHPANHKSFASNNGKNVGETISLNGVPQFMWPDHCVQGTFGAEFHKDLNRDKVTHIIQKGKNVEIDSYSGFQDNNHFMKTGLEDFLKYHDIQLVEIVGLALDYCVKFTAIDSFNAGFITCLHFNGTKAVNVKPDSARNTIYDLAEKGITILA, encoded by the coding sequence ATGAAAAAAGCACTTATTATAGTTGATGTTCAAAATGATTTCTGTGAAGGTGGCGCATTAGCCGTTCCGGAAGCTAACACTATCATTCCTTATATCAATCTTCTGATGGAAGAAAACGAATATGACCAAATCGTTTTAACTCAAGACTGGCATCCAGCCAACCATAAAAGTTTTGCTTCTAATAATGGAAAAAATGTTGGTGAAACTATTTCTTTAAATGGCGTTCCTCAGTTTATGTGGCCAGACCATTGTGTTCAGGGAACTTTTGGAGCAGAGTTTCATAAAGATTTGAATCGAGATAAAGTCACACACATTATTCAGAAAGGAAAAAATGTTGAAATTGACAGCTACAGCGGATTTCAAGATAACAATCACTTTATGAAAACTGGTCTTGAAGACTTCCTAAAATACCACGATATTCAGTTGGTTGAGATTGTTGGGTTGGCTTTGGATTATTGTGTGAAATTCACTGCGATTGATTCTTTCAATGCAGGATTTATCACTTGTTTACATTTCAATGGAACAAAAGCCGTGAATGTAAAACCCGACAGTGCCAGAAACACGATTTATGATTTAGCTGAAAAAGGAATTACTATTTTAGCGTAA
- the pruA gene encoding L-glutamate gamma-semialdehyde dehydrogenase has translation MSKAISKVPAVINEPVKSYIPGSEEVKSLIATYKKMWSEKTEIPMIIGGKEVKTDKKIKLSSPQDHQHDFGFYYEGNMSHVDNAIEAALAAKTKWNALEWEHRASIFLKAAELLAGPYRDVINAATMIGQSKNVHQAEIDAACEFIDFLRFNVEFMTEMYAEQPVSDKGIWNRVEYRPLEGFCFAVTPFNFTAISGNLPACMAMMGNVVVWKPSDKQVYSAKVIMDVFKEAGLPDGVINMIFTDGKETAEKVLAHPDFAGLHFTGSTKVFQGMWKMIGDNIHNYKSYPRIVGETGGKDFVMVHPSANVEAVATGLVRGAFEYQGQKCSAASRAYIPKSLWNDVKAVMEAQMKTIKIGSPEDPSNFVNAVIDKNSFEKCKGYIDRANAANDANVIIGGKYDDSKGWFVHPTVIETINPYYESIVEEIFGPILTVYVYEDENWEDTLKLVDTSTQYSLTGSIFAQDRYAIDEAYKALENASGNFYINDKPTGAVVGQQPFGGSRASGTNDKAGSKMNLTRWVSVRSIKETFVSPKDYKYPYLG, from the coding sequence ATGTCTAAAGCCATTTCTAAGGTTCCTGCCGTTATCAATGAACCTGTAAAATCTTACATACCCGGTTCTGAAGAGGTAAAAAGCCTGATTGCCACCTATAAAAAAATGTGGAGTGAAAAAACCGAAATCCCAATGATAATCGGTGGAAAAGAAGTAAAAACAGACAAAAAAATAAAACTTAGCTCACCTCAGGATCACCAGCACGACTTTGGTTTTTACTATGAAGGTAATATGTCTCACGTGGACAATGCTATTGAAGCAGCGCTTGCTGCAAAAACTAAGTGGAACGCTTTGGAATGGGAACACAGAGCTTCTATTTTTCTTAAAGCTGCCGAATTATTAGCAGGACCATACAGAGATGTAATAAACGCTGCTACTATGATTGGGCAATCCAAGAACGTTCATCAGGCAGAAATAGATGCGGCTTGCGAGTTCATAGACTTTTTGCGTTTCAACGTAGAGTTTATGACTGAAATGTACGCAGAACAACCCGTTTCTGACAAGGGAATATGGAACCGTGTAGAATACAGACCGCTTGAAGGTTTCTGTTTTGCTGTAACACCTTTCAACTTTACTGCTATCTCCGGAAATCTACCGGCTTGTATGGCAATGATGGGAAATGTGGTGGTTTGGAAACCGTCTGATAAGCAAGTTTATTCAGCTAAAGTGATTATGGATGTTTTCAAAGAAGCAGGACTTCCTGATGGTGTTATCAATATGATTTTTACAGACGGGAAAGAAACTGCTGAGAAAGTTTTGGCGCATCCAGATTTTGCAGGATTACATTTCACAGGTTCTACAAAGGTTTTCCAAGGAATGTGGAAAATGATCGGCGATAATATTCATAACTATAAATCTTATCCAAGAATCGTGGGAGAAACTGGTGGTAAAGACTTCGTAATGGTTCATCCGTCAGCAAATGTTGAAGCCGTGGCAACTGGTTTGGTAAGAGGCGCTTTCGAATATCAAGGTCAAAAATGCTCTGCTGCTTCCAGAGCTTACATCCCAAAATCACTTTGGAATGACGTAAAAGCGGTGATGGAAGCTCAGATGAAAACGATTAAAATCGGTTCTCCAGAAGACCCTTCAAACTTCGTTAACGCGGTAATTGATAAAAATTCTTTCGAGAAATGTAAAGGTTACATCGATAGAGCAAATGCTGCAAATGATGCCAATGTGATTATCGGTGGAAAATACGATGATTCCAAGGGTTGGTTTGTGCATCCAACTGTTATAGAAACTATTAATCCATATTACGAAAGTATCGTTGAGGAAATCTTCGGTCCAATCCTAACGGTTTATGTTTATGAAGATGAAAACTGGGAAGATACTTTGAAATTGGTTGATACTTCAACGCAGTATTCCTTGACTGGTTCTATCTTTGCACAAGACAGATATGCAATTGATGAAGCTTACAAAGCTTTGGAAAATGCTTCCGGAAACTTCTATATCAATGACAAACCAACCGGAGCAGTTGTAGGACAACAGCCTTTCGGAGGTTCTAGAGCGTCAGGAACAAACGACAAAGCTGGTTCTAAAATGAACTTGACGCGTTGGGTTTCTGTAAGAAGTATCAAGGAAACTTTTGTCTCTCCAAAAGATTACAAATATCCATATTTAGGATAA